Proteins encoded within one genomic window of Bombus terrestris chromosome 11, iyBomTerr1.2, whole genome shotgun sequence:
- the LOC100650969 gene encoding ATPase family AAA domain-containing protein 5 yields the protein MRNITQYFEDNVQSNNDVSIHSDNDTKKETKYRKDSKGKRNRVKIKISRTNSNERVCDIMDNSNDMIDKTPSPFAKINNEDKDSYETPKKSFPKSVRKPSKRNKSTDQASSYLNLGTNDFDIKNREQSKEGNIRTRLSSNKKHRKELSNKTNISEDVSIDNTLKSREVIDDIEVVTIDSNNEIENSREESNAFQILMNRNKVVQYVSPIKVLPQNEEVNSRKSEEYRERLKRSKEKLIALADKKGYSKRKLAEMEEGEKIEQIIQNRIKLFKGGERKDSNMSTTILNHKQSGGSLLNYFSKIPVDLVHTNMANMSTIVVKADVHMTENNARCELYKSDLSSTIQTNKKPNKLELSQMDDIRIIESENINILNNKKKQQNDQNHKHRWSLRIKLQTYKNENASAGDTSDEELFSPRNKVKLDMKNYKKCGSTRNLDSENLSTKNRNVKGISKPADEYTKLKLERHEHSESSKNNNKCLNNKSENKQKFIKCDKHNSTLIKNSNVRNYSNTNLEYTTENKQSEEDCMIIKDNSLKKRTFDKLAPLFTKRKKPNPEIIAARRLFLQPDMTDNNSKNKNRKVNVCSILPFPLISHVTQLNNLSWHETNIFNIPKEICNNYVPIIDINDFKSLIDFSKKKLKTLEKINKPKIQEVLTDIEKHCSNVKDMWDVISLIVKEEPNKIVSPRTKTKRNKQSGKKEVIEYKTKKDQFEYCSWTYKYRPKCSQEIVGNEEAVAKLREWLLGWKPMFTNKDVSSGDEFYSSDSCQTRISENNQVAVLLGPHGCGKTASVYALADEFGYTVLELNASSKRTGKKLLKELEEATKSHRIKKNEKTSVFCDLVSDEIMRKKIPQNSLILLEDVDIIFEEDEGFISAAYQLASNSKRPIVMTCRDVCSHLNKMAPQQNRIYFQEPVGNRVCVLLELISLAETGYRLPSNCITELLQSGDLRKAILQLQYLLLSGPPRILEQTINFKNSFWQNIRYYIHKPAIKLTKRGKRKRVASNEVTNDDKNIINNIANKLDNIALLSSLIEIEDCALNLWQIKAQPNLSLVENTAPYSASSNICLEIAEWIGSKIICKEELNDYNGTQYQDNIMLKKQSNKGVNEALSQTTSLLLDHQIIATDYLPSVRTICRAEALRANNNNKRRNRFFHYLHNLKAPSTLFQPNILTAACKIMHDNVDNNTQSENNSGLV from the exons ATGAGGAATATTACACAGTATTTTGAGGACAATGTACAGTCTAATAATGACGTATCGATACATTCTGATAATGatacgaaaaaagaaacgaagtatAGAAAGGATTCTAAAGGAAAACGTAATcgtgttaaaattaaaatatctcgaACGAATTCTAACGAAAGAGTATGTGATATTATGGATAATAGCAATGATATGATTGATAAAACGCCTAGTCCATTTGCTAAGATAAATAACGAAGATAAAGATTCATATGAAACACCAAAAAAATCTTTTCCAAAAAGTGTTCGAAAGCCCTCCAAACGAAATAAATCAACAGATCAAGCTTCAAGTTATCTAAATTTAGGAACAAAtgattttgatataaaaaatagaGAGCAAAGTAAAGAAGGTAATATTAGAACTCGATTAAGCAGTAATAAAAAGCATAGAAAAGAACTGAGTAATAAGACAAACATTAGTGAAGATGTAAGCATAGATAATACACTTAAAAGTAGAGAAGTTATTGATGATATAGAGGTAGTAACTATTGATTCtaataatgaaattgagaatAGTAGGGAAGAATCAAATGCTTTTCAAATTCTAATGAATCGTAATAAGGTAGTTCAATATGTCTCACCAATAAAAGTTCTTCCTCAAAATGAAGAAGTAAATAGCAGAAAATCAGAAGAGTATAGAGAGAGATTAAAACGTTCTAAAGAAAAACTAATAGCGTTAGCTGATAAGAAAGGATATTCTAAAAGAAAACTTGCAGAGATGGAAGAAGGTGAAAAAATAgaacaaataatacaaaatcgTATAAAGCTGTTTAAAGGTGGAGAGAGAAAGGATAGTAACATGAGTACAACTATTTTAAATCATAAGCAATCAGGTggtagtttattaaattatttcag cAAAATTCCAGTGGATTTAGTACATACAAATATGGCAAATATGTCCACTATTGTAGTAAAAGCTGATGTACATATGACAGAAAACAATGCTAGATGTGAATTATATAAGTCAGATTTAAGTAGTACAATACAAACAAATAAGAAACctaataaattagaattatcTCAAATGGATGACATTAGAATCATAGAATCTGAAAACATTAATatcttgaataataaaaaaaagcaacAAAATGACCAGAATCACAAGCATAGATGGTCATTGCGAATCAAACTTCAAacttacaaaaatgaaaatgcTTCAGCAG GTGATACCAGTGATGAAGAATTATTCTCACCAAGAAATAAGGTTAAATtagatatgaaaaattataaaaaatgcgGATCAACTAGAAATCTAGATTCAGAAAACTTATCAACAAAAAATAGGAATGTAAAAGGAATATCAAAGCCAGCAGatgaatatacaaaattaaagcTAGAGAGACATGAACATTCAGAAAGCtcaaaaaataacaataaatgtttaaataacaaatctgagaataaacagaaatttattaaGTGTGATAAACATAATTCAACTTTGATAAAAAATAGTAACGTAAGGAACTATAGTAACACTAATTTAGAATATACTACAGAAAATAAACAAAGTGAAGAGGATTGTATGATTATCAAAGACAACagtttaaaaaaaagaacatttgaTAAATTAGCTCCTTTATTTACCAAACGGAAAAAGCCAAATCCAGAAATAATTGCAGCACGACGATTGTTTTTACAGCCAGATATGACagataataatagtaaaaataaaaatcggaAAGTAAATGTTTGTAGTATACTACCATTTCCACTTATTAGTCATGTTACACagttaaataatttatcttGGCATGAAACTAACATTTTTAATATCCCAAAAGAAATCTGTAACAATTATGTTCCAATTATAGATATAAACGATTTTAAATCTTTAATAGATTTTTccaagaaaaaattgaaaactttagAAAAAATTAACAAACCGAAAATTCAAGAAGTATTAACAGATATTGAAAAGCATTGTTCAAATGTAAAAGACATGTGGGATGTTATTTCACTTATTGTCAAGGAAGAACCTAATAAAATAGTATCTCCTAGAACAAAAACTAAAAGAAATAAACAATCgggaaaaaaagaagtaatAGAATACAAAACTAAGAAGGATCAATTTGAATACTGTAGTTGGACTTACAAATACAGACCAAAATGTTCTCAGGAAATAGTTGGAAACGAAGAAGCAGTAGCAAAATTGAGGGAATGGCTGCTTGGGTGGAAACCAATGTTTACTAATAAGGATGTTAGCAGTGGAGATGAATTTTATTCATCTGATAGTTGTCAAACAAGAATTAGTGAAAATAATCAAGTAGCTGTATTACTCGGACCACATGGCTGTGGTAAGACTGCGAGTGTATATGCACTAGCAGATGAATTTGGTTACAC tGTATTAGAGTTAAATGCATCATCTAAAAGAACAGGAAAAAAGCTTTTAAAAGAATTAGAAGAAGCAACTAAATCACATCGAattaagaaaaatgagaaaacgtCTGTATTTTGTGACCTAGTTTCCGATGAAATTATGCGAAAGAAAATACCACAAAACTCGCTCATTCTTTTAGAAGATGTTGATATTATATTTGAAGAAGATGAAGGTTTTATTTCTGCTGCATATCAATTAGCATCAAATTCAAAGCGTCCAATTGTTATGACGTGTAGAGACGTTTGTTCCCATCTTAATAAAATGGCACCTCAACAAAACAGAATTTATTTTCAAGAGCCTGTTGGGAATAGAGTTTGTGttttattagaattaatttcattggCAGAAACTGGTTATAGACTTCCATCTAATTGCATAACA gAGTTATTGCAAAGCGGTGATTTACGAAAAGCTATATTACAGTTACAATATTTATTGTTATCTGGCCCACCACGAATATTGGAACAGaccataaattttaaaaattcattttggcAAAATATACGGTATTATATACACAAGCCAGCAATTAAATTAACTAAGAGGGGGAAAAGGAAAAGAGTTGCAAGTAACGAAGTAACCAATGATGACaaaaacataataaataatatagcaAATAAATTAGATAATATAGCTTTACTATCATCTCTAATTGAAATAGAAGATTGTGCATTAAATCTGTGGCAAATAAAGGCACAACCCAATTTATCTTTGGTCGAAAATACTGCTCCATATTCAGCTTCTAGTAATATATGTCTAGAAATAGCTGAATGGATAGGtagtaaaattatatgtaaAGAGGAATTGAATGATTACAATGGGACACAATATCAAgataatattatgttaaaaaAACAGTCAAATAAAGGAGTAAATGAAGCCTTGTCACAAACTACATCGTTATTGCTCGACCATCAAATTATAGCTACAGATTATCTCCCATCTGTAAGAACAATATGTAGAGCAGAAGCATTAAGGGctaacaacaataataaaagaagaaatcggtTCTTTCATTATCTTCATAATTTGAAAGCACCATCTACATTATTTCAACCTAATATTTTAACGGCAGCATGCAAAATAATGCACGATAACGTTGACAATAATACACAAAGTGAAAATAATAGTGGTctcgtataa
- the LOC100651929 gene encoding eukaryotic translation initiation factor 3 subunit L produces the protein MYDDYSEYDAYDDYGPPDVHGDQYDRLGYRQVPEVVRNFLVFLRNCINEGMIFEIQNLYETTFPKISEQLFDKSSWPDTQTIAHIVDNDPVFLTLYKELYYRHIYARMQGPTLEQRLGSFYNYCDLFNYILRPETPVQLELPDQWLWELIDEFVYQFQSFTQYRANLSNKTPEEIENLNAHSKTWDVLCVLNVLHYLVDKSKIKSQLEVYASGGDPDSVAGVFGRHSLYKMLGYFSLVGLLRLHSLLGDYYQAIKVLENVELYKKSAYSHVPGCQISTAYYVGFAYMMMRRYADAIRTFSGILLYIQRTKQLFATRSYQNDQINKQTEQMYHLLAICLVLHPQCIDDGLQQALRDKNYHEKMYKMQYGDLVEFESCFLFACPKFLSLTPPNPDNPTEDYVREAIKHQTQVFMDEVVQQKMLPTIRSYLKLYTTLPLSKLATFMCSNTRPDESWDLDKEVSALTIHLLCFKHKMKNIVWTKGASGLDGKFQSGSELDFYIDHDMIHIADTKVAHRYGDFFIRKILKFEELNRKLHHIKI, from the exons ATGTATGACGATTATAGCGAG taTGATGCTTATGACGATTATGGACCACCAGATGTTCATGGTGACCAGTATGACAGATTAGGTTATCGTCAAGTACCAGAAGTTGTACGAAATTTCCTGGTTTTCTTACGCAATTGTATAAATGAAGGAATGATTTTTGAGATTCAAAATCTTTATGAAACAACGTTCCCGAAAATCTCAGAACAATTGTTTGATAAGTCTTCCTGGCCAGATACTCAAACAATTGCACATATAGTTGACAATGATCCAGTATTTCTTACTCTGTATAAAGAGCTTTATTATCGTCATATCTATGCTCGAATGCAAGGACCAACATTAGAACAACGTCTTGgttcattttataattactgTGATctttttaactatattttacgTCCAGAGACTCCAGTTCAATTAGAGTTACCCGATCAATGGTTATGGGAGCTTATTGATGAATTTGTTTACCAATTTCAGTCTTTTACTCAATATCGTgctaatttatcaaataaaacacctgaagaaattgaaaatttaaatgcaCATAGCAAAACATGGGATGTATTGTGTGTTTTgaatgttttacattatttagtaGATAAATCAAAAATCAAAAGTCAATTAGAAGTATATGCAAGTGGTGGAGATCCAGATTCTGTTGCTGGTGTATTTGGAAGACACTCTTTATATAAAATGCTTGGATATTTTTCTCTTGTAGGATTATTACGTTTACATTCTCTTTTGGGAGATTATTATCAAGCCATTAAAGTATTAGAAAATGTTGAACTTTATAAAAAGAGTGCATACTCGCATGTTCCTGGTTGTCAAATATCAACAGCATATTATGTTGGTTTTGCTTATATGATGATGCGGAGATATGCAGATGCAATCAGAACATTTTctggtattttattatatattcaaagaaCCAAACAGTTGTTTGCAACAAGAAGTTACCAAAATGATCAAATTAATAAGCAAACAGAGCAAATGTATCATTTATTAGCAATCTGTCTTGTTCTTCATCCACAATGTATAGATGACGGATTACAACAGGCGTTACGTGACAAAAATTATCacgaaaaaatgtataaaatgcaaTATGGAGATTTAGTTGAATTTGAATCATGCTTTTTATTTGCATGTCCAAAGTTTTTATCTCTTACACCACCAAACCCTGATAATCCAACTGAAGATTATGTTCGAGAAGCAATTAAGCATCAAACTCAAGTCTTTATGGATGAAGTTGTTCAACAAAAGATGTTACCAACTATTCgttcatatttaaaattatatactactTTGCCATTAAGTAAATTAGCTACATTTATGTGTAGTAATACTAGACCAGATGAGAGCTGGGATTTAGATAAAGAAGTCAGTGCATTAACTATTCATCTATTGTGTTTTAAACATAAAATGAAGAATATTGTTTGGACAAAAGGTGCATCAGGATTAGATGGAAAATTTCAATCTGGCTCAGag CTGGATTTTTATATAGATCACGATATGATTCATATTGCGGACACGAAAGTAGCTCATCGTTATGGGGACTTCTTCATTcgcaaaattctaaaatttgaagaattaaATCGCAAGTTACatcatataaaaatttaa
- the LOC100642528 gene encoding developmentally-regulated GTP-binding protein 2: MGILEKISEIEKEIARTQKNKATEYHLGLLKAKLAKYRSQLLEPPKKSEKGEGFDVLKSGDARVALIGFPSVGKSTLLSTLTHTESEAASYEFTTLTCIPGVIEYKGANIQLLDLPGIIEGAAQGKGRGRQVIAVARTADLVLMMLDATKQDVQRQLLEKELESVGIRLNKKKPNIYFKIKKGGGLAFNSTCPLTKVDEKLVQMILHEYKIFNAEVLFREDCSADELIDVINANRVYLPCLYVHNKIDQISIEEVDRIARQPNSVVVSCNMKLNLDFLLETLWEYLSLIRVYTKKPGQPPDFEDGLILRKGVTVEHVCHAIHRTLAQQFKYALVWGTSTKYSPQRVGVQHVMHDEDVIQVVKK, encoded by the exons ATGGGCATATTAGAAAAAATATCTgagattgaaaaagaaatagcTCGGACGCAAAAGAATAAAG cCACTGAATATCATTTAGGTTTATTAAAAGCAAAGCTTGCAAAGTATAGATCACAACTTTTAGAACCACCAAAGAAATCTGAAAAAGGAGAAGGGTTTGATGTATTAAAATCAGGAGATGCAAGAGTAGCTTTAATAGGTTTTCCCTCTGTAGGAAAATCTACTTTGTTAAGTACATTAACACACACAGAATCTGAGGCAGCATCTTATGAATTTACTACTTTAACTTGTATACCTGGTGTTATTGAATATAAAGGAGCTAATATTCAACTTCTTGATCTTCCTGGAATAATTGAAGGTGCTGCGCAG ggTAAAGGGAGAGGTAGACAAGTAATAGCTGTTGCAAGAACAGCAGACTTAGTTCTTATGATGCTAGATGCTACTAAACAAGATGTACAAAGACAACTCCTAGAAAAAGAATTGGAATCAGTTGGTATACGACTTAATAAGAAAAAGCCAAACATATATTTTAAGATAAAAAAGGGAGGTGGATTGGCATTCAACTCCACATGTCCATTAACAAAAGTAGATGAGAAATTAGTGCAAATGATTTTAcatgaatataaaattttcaatgcaGAAGTTCTATTTCGTGAAGATTGCAGTGCAGATGAGTTAATCGATGTGATTAATGCTAACAGAGTATATTTACCATGTCTTTATGTACATAACAAAATAGATCAAATATCAATAGAAGAAGTGGATAGAATTGCCAGGCAGCCTAATAGCGTAGTAGTTAG TTGTAATATGAAATTGAATCTAGATTTCCTTCTTGAAACATTGTGGgaatatttatctttaataagAGTTTATACAAAAAAACCTGGACAACCACCTGATTTTGAAGATGGTTTAATATTAAGAAAAGGGGTTACTGTAGAACATGTATGTCATGCAATTCATCGTACACTTGCTCAACAATTTAAATATGCTCTTGTTTGG gGTACAAGTACCAAGTATTCACCACAACGAGTAGGAGTGCAACATGTTATGCACGATGAAGACGTTATTCAAgtagttaaaaaataa
- the LOC100642648 gene encoding ras-related protein Rab-40C: protein MAAGEASTTKSRQEKQYDYLLKFLLVGDSDVGKQEILSGLEDGAAESPFCSGSAYKTTTILLDGKRVKLQLWDTSGQGRFCTIIRSYSRGAQGIFLVYDITNKWSFDGIDRWLKEVEEHAPGVPKVLVGNRLHLAFKRQVGERDAEAYAAKNHMAFFEVSPLCDFNIRESFSELSRMALHRNGMERLWRSNKVLSLQELACRAIVARTTVYGIDQLPLPKSIKSHLKSYAMTTTSQLRYNGNRSLSSSKSLGSHHRKLRFVGVGHNGLSTPGSSPGSITDSRTSCVGRNSCTIS, encoded by the exons ATGGCTGCAGGTGAGGCCAGCACAACAAAGTCTCGTCAAGAAAAACAATACGATTATCTCCTCAAATTTCTGCTGGTCGGTGACAGTGATGTTGGAAAACAAGAAATCTTGAGTGGACTCGAAGATGGTGCTGCCGAATCTCCGTTTTGCAGCGGCAGTG CATATAAAACTACCACTATCTTATTGGATGGAAAGAGAGTAAAATTACAATTATGGGACACATCAGGTCAAGGTAGATTTTGTACAATAATCAGATCTTATTCTCGTGGGGCTCAAGGTATATTTTTAGTCTATGACATTACCAATAAATGGTCTTTTGATGGCATTGATAGATGGTTAAAGGAAGTTGAAGag CATGCTCCTGGAGTACCAAAAGTACTTGTTGGTAATCGCCTTCACTTAGCTTTTAAAAGACAAGTGGGAGAACGTGATGCTGAAGCATATGCAGCTAAAAATCATATGGCATTTTTTGAAGTTTCACCTCTTTGTGATTTTAATATTCGTGAAAGTTTTTCTGAACTTTCTCGAATGGCTTTACATCGTAATGGAATGGAAAGATTATGGCGATCTAATAAAG TTCTCAGTCTTCAAGAACTTGCATGTCGTGCAATAGTTGCAAGAACAACAGTTTATGGTATTGATCAGCTTCCATTGCCTAAATCCATTAAATCTCATTTGAAATCTTACGCAATGACAACTACGTctcaattacgttataatggaaATAGATCATTGAGCTCTAGTAAAAGTCTAGGTTCTCATCACCGAAAGTTACGTTTTGTTGGTGTAGGTCATAATGGACTATCAACTCCAGGTAGTTCACCTGGTAGTATAACAGATTCTCGTACCAGTTGTGTCGGTCGTAATTCTTGCACAATATCTTGA
- the LOC105666229 gene encoding uncharacterized protein LOC105666229, with product MTTIDDISMVEDNACLPSKRNLCVPQQLSEVNELLKSINRRLEDCALEWQAEISRKQWKIFNSNGIGITSSERSLLARTYFTEKNLDEAFQHLLSCNKIFSEYLKNFIDLLQDEVSVSNVKETCDVQNQCFNKKKSCKVLDITNGGSTQLSPLLNGEEKVQDYIDNILTVQNSFTDVVKAKINFDTKFLGFEAVLHKATSTSTDAVCLCQCCSSIMQATHGTHRKLRSVTLNQRNRTVAKPKRLIRSKRTLSKKKKKEKSSTVVDKINDQLPFETHTGIC from the exons ATGACAACAATTGATGATATATCTATGGTTGAAGACAATGCTTGCCTTCCCAGTAAAAGGAATCTCTGTGTTCCTCAACAGTTATCAGAagtaaatgaattattaaagtCAATCAATAGAAGACTGGAAGATTGTGCTTTAGAATGGCAAGCAGAGATTTCTCGCAAACaatggaaaatttttaattctaatggCATTGGAATAACTTCATCTGAACGATCTCTATTAGCAAGAACATATTTTACAGAGAAAAATCTTGATGAAGCTTTCCAACATTTACTTTCTTGTAATAAAATCTtttcagaatatttaaaaaattttattg ATCTTTTACAAGATGAAGTATCTGTTTCAAATGTCAAAGAAACATGTGATGTACAAAAtcaatgttttaataaaaaaaaaagttgcaaAGTATTGGATATTACTAATGGAGGATCAACACAACTTTCTCCACTTTTAAATGGAGAAGAAAAAGTTCAAGATTATATTGATAATATATTAACAGTCCAAAATTCATTTACTGATGTGGTAAAAGCTAAAATTAACTTTGATACAAAATTTTTGGGGTTTGAAGCTGTATTACATAAAGCTACATCTACATCAACTGATGCAGTTTGCCTTTGTCAATGTTGTTCTAGTATTATG CAAGCTACACATGGTACACACAGAAAATTAAGAAGTGTAACTCTTAATCAAAGAAATCGAACAGTTGCAAAACCTAAACGCCTAATTAGGTCTAAAAGAACATtatccaaaaagaaaaaaaaagaaaaatcatccACAGTAGTTGATAAAATCAACGATCAATTACCATTTGAAACACATACAGGAATCTGTTAa